The sequence CCTTCTTCCATAACAGGGGGCTGATCTTGTAGCCTACGAGTCGATCCAGCATACGCCTGGCCTGTTGGGCGTCAACCAGGTTCATATCTATTTTTCGGGGGTGTTTAAAGGCTTCTTTGATGGCCTGTTCGGTTATCTCATGAAAGACTACCCGGTACGTTGTCTTATTCTTCAGGTTGGCTGCCTCAATGAGGTGCCAGGAGATAGCCTCTCCTTCGCGGTCAGGGTCAGTGGCCAGATATACTGTTGTGGCCTTATCTGCTGCTCCTCTGATTTCCTTTATAATGGCTTTCTTCCCCTTGGGGATCACGTACTGGGGAGTAAAGCCGTTGTCTACGTCCACACCGAGAGTCTTTTGGGGCAAGTCACGCACATGTCCCATAGACGCTTTGATGACATATTGAGGCCCCATGATCTTGGCCAAGGTTTTGGCCTTGGCCGGGGATTCAACAATAACCAGTTTTGTCTTAGCCATTTTCCTTCAGCAATTCAGGCGAGTACGTAGTTCATACCGCCCAATTGTTTTACCAATCCTTTCAGTTCCAGCATTGCCAGAGTAGCGGTCACGGTAGCCACAGGAAGACCACTGGAGCGACAAAGATCATCAGCATGAGTGGCTTCTTTGGAGAGGTGGATGAGCACTTGAGCTTCGGTGTCAGTGGCAGTTGCTGTCTCTTTCATCTCCAACTGATGGGGTATTGTGTTCAAATTCAATTCCTCCAAGATATCTGCGCAGTGGCGAACCAGCTTTGCGCCCTCTTGGATGAGACGGTTGGTGCCCTTACTAAGCGGAGAGAAAATACTTCCTGGGACAGCGAAAACCTCACGGTTCTGCTCCACCGCACGGTTTGTGGTGAGCAGCGCCCCGCTCTTGTCGCCAGCTTCCACTACGAGCACTCCCAGGCTCATGCCACTGATAATGCGGTTACGCTGTGGGAAATGCTCTGCTTTTGGCTTGGTGCCCAATGGGAATTCGCTCACCAGGGCACCATGCTCCATAATTTGGCGGGCCAGGGCCACATGGTTACTGGGATAGACCATATCAAGCCCACAGCCTGCCACGGCGATAGTCCGCCCGCCGGCCTGTAAGGCGGTGCGATGGGCTATGGAATCAATGCCGGCTGCCAGGCCGCTGACGATAGTGATTCTACGGGCAGCCAATTCTGCTGTGATTTCTTCGGCAACCTGTCGCCCATACACTGAGGGACGCCGAGTACCGACCACCGCTATGGCACACTCATCCCCGGGTGTAATGGTTCCTCTTGTGTAAAGCAGCGGCGGGTAGTCATATATTTCCTTCAGTCGTGGGGGATATCCAGGATCATCCGTAGTCAGTGCCTTTACTTTGTAATGTTCCAGTTTCTCCATTTCGGCGTCAAGCGACATACTACCGCGCATGGCCAGGAACGTCTCTGTTGCTTTGGCATCCAGCCCTGCCAATTCCAGCTCACCTAGTGAGGCATGCCAGGCCTTTTCCAGATCACCGAAGTAGCTTTGAAGGATGGAGAGCTTTACTCGGCCAATGCCTGGAATATGGCTGAAGCCTATCAAATATTGTGTCTG comes from Chloroflexota bacterium and encodes:
- the dprA gene encoding DNA-processing protein DprA encodes the protein MDSNQTQYLIGFSHIPGIGRVKLSILQSYFGDLEKAWHASLGELELAGLDAKATETFLAMRGSMSLDAEMEKLEHYKVKALTTDDPGYPPRLKEIYDYPPLLYTRGTITPGDECAIAVVGTRRPSVYGRQVAEEITAELAARRITIVSGLAAGIDSIAHRTALQAGGRTIAVAGCGLDMVYPSNHVALARQIMEHGALVSEFPLGTKPKAEHFPQRNRIISGMSLGVLVVEAGDKSGALLTTNRAVEQNREVFAVPGSIFSPLSKGTNRLIQEGAKLVRHCADILEELNLNTIPHQLEMKETATATDTEAQVLIHLSKEATHADDLCRSSGLPVATVTATLAMLELKGLVKQLGGMNYVLA